From a region of the Mycobacterium intracellulare ATCC 13950 genome:
- a CDS encoding FHA domain-containing protein FhaB/FipA, with protein MQGLVLQLTRAGFLMLLWVFIWSVLRILRTDIYAPTGAVMVRRGLALRSTLLPSRQRRHAARYLVVTEGALAGGRITLSGQPVLIGRADDSTLVLTDDYASTRHARLSQRGSEWYVEDLGSTNGTYLDRAKVTTAVRVPIGTPIRIGKTAIELRP; from the coding sequence ATGCAGGGATTGGTACTGCAGCTGACGCGCGCCGGATTTTTGATGTTGCTCTGGGTATTCATCTGGTCCGTGCTGCGAATCCTGCGGACCGATATCTACGCCCCGACCGGTGCCGTCATGGTGCGTCGCGGTCTGGCGCTGCGCAGCACGCTGCTTCCGTCGCGGCAGCGCCGCCACGCGGCCCGCTATCTGGTGGTGACCGAAGGCGCGCTGGCGGGGGGGCGCATCACGCTGAGCGGCCAGCCGGTGCTGATCGGACGGGCCGACGACTCCACCCTGGTGCTCACCGACGACTACGCCTCAACCCGGCACGCCCGGCTGTCTCAGCGCGGCTCGGAGTGGTACGTCGAGGATCTAGGATCGACCAACGGTACTTACCTTGACAGGGCGAAAGTGACGACAGCGGTACGAGTCCCGATAGGAACGCCGATTCGAATCGGCAAAACGGCGATCGAGTTACGCCCGTGA
- a CDS encoding acyl carrier protein yields the protein MTSFNPPVPSTVDDQLVSVLRDDLDLKFESVTAATRLIDDLGMDSVAFAAGLVAIEERFGTQLSEEDLLTCTTVGDLQAAIGVGVDA from the coding sequence ATGACCTCCTTCAATCCCCCTGTGCCCAGCACCGTCGACGATCAGTTGGTCAGCGTCCTTCGGGATGACCTGGACCTCAAATTCGAATCCGTCACTGCCGCAACGCGTCTGATAGACGACCTGGGAATGGACTCCGTCGCCTTTGCCGCCGGCCTGGTTGCCATCGAAGAACGGTTCGGTACGCAATTGAGCGAGGAAGACCTGTTGACCTGCACGACCGTCGGTGACTTGCAGGCCGCGATCGGAGTCGGGGTCGACGCATGA
- a CDS encoding putative alpha/beta hydrolase, which yields MGLPYIDEQALIAEAGGDPWAINASLQAGSPLEISNLAGAFHRAGRCTAEAENAFQQARARFEAAWNHHDGGGHPINDSDEVQRVTKSLGAQSLQLPKIAADLENIAASLADAQKAGAARIATLEAQLKNISDMVSQAVSILQNDKSLSAGEKDALHALINTCEDDALRDTKAALAALQSIRNGYADGLQKSLDNLHAEGYDGAPLHGADADGVAPPSPAQQAALADIRQATNQAVVDQMAKVRAAQEALSKAAADLYTHGPGSPEGEAASAKLPKLKADLARALDDLGKIPDYNSIDPASVSVSPDGHFTFTYKVNGQPVQAYGQLKNGTGEFFDQATGTYYTFNGGKLTGMRTPDPGKVEATAEPLFTAVTLAAGAPALKAGGEAAFQGLKMLFSREMLEGVTADNVFPRALAGAEERFQAAEQNLASHAPLPGEPVPGTHPLEPPPVEHAPPAPHGDVPVEHAPAGPHVGALPDSPAPVVIDPAHPEFHLDNPLNYMTPELRAMAEAHLTGSGETVLGPFRPPGGGPSYIQVAEDRGASYFSLGDAWDSFTPTEQLAANQHVLDVAISNQDKITLSVPFHRVPPNSFTAAELRYLEAHGYRRIGENTLLPPSEGAR from the coding sequence GTGGGACTTCCGTATATAGATGAGCAGGCGCTGATCGCCGAGGCCGGTGGTGACCCCTGGGCGATCAACGCCAGCCTGCAGGCGGGTAGCCCGCTGGAGATTTCCAATCTGGCCGGAGCCTTTCACCGCGCGGGCCGATGCACGGCGGAGGCCGAGAACGCGTTCCAGCAAGCACGCGCACGCTTCGAGGCCGCTTGGAACCACCACGACGGCGGCGGTCATCCCATCAACGACTCTGACGAAGTTCAGCGCGTCACGAAATCCTTAGGGGCGCAGTCGTTACAGCTGCCCAAGATCGCTGCGGACCTGGAAAACATCGCCGCGTCGCTGGCCGATGCGCAAAAGGCCGGGGCCGCGCGCATCGCCACCTTAGAAGCCCAGTTGAAGAACATCTCGGACATGGTCAGCCAGGCCGTCTCCATCTTGCAAAACGACAAAAGCCTCAGCGCAGGGGAAAAGGACGCGCTGCATGCCCTCATCAACACTTGTGAGGACGACGCGCTGCGTGACACCAAAGCTGCGCTCGCAGCCCTGCAATCGATCCGCAACGGATACGCCGATGGCCTTCAGAAATCGCTGGATAACCTTCACGCCGAAGGGTACGACGGCGCCCCGCTGCATGGTGCCGACGCTGACGGCGTGGCCCCACCGTCTCCCGCCCAGCAGGCCGCGTTGGCTGACATTCGCCAAGCCACTAACCAGGCCGTCGTCGACCAAATGGCCAAGGTGCGCGCCGCACAGGAGGCGCTCAGTAAAGCCGCGGCCGACCTGTATACGCATGGCCCGGGTTCGCCGGAAGGCGAGGCGGCCAGCGCCAAACTGCCCAAGCTCAAGGCGGACCTCGCGCGTGCCCTCGACGACCTGGGCAAGATCCCCGACTACAACAGCATTGACCCGGCGTCCGTAAGTGTTTCCCCCGACGGGCATTTCACGTTCACCTACAAGGTCAACGGGCAGCCGGTGCAGGCTTACGGCCAGCTCAAGAACGGCACGGGCGAGTTCTTCGACCAAGCCACCGGCACGTATTACACCTTCAACGGCGGCAAATTGACCGGCATGCGCACACCGGATCCCGGGAAAGTGGAAGCGACTGCCGAGCCCCTTTTTACGGCCGTCACCCTGGCGGCCGGGGCGCCAGCGCTCAAGGCGGGCGGCGAGGCGGCCTTTCAGGGCCTGAAGATGCTTTTCAGCCGCGAGATGTTGGAGGGTGTGACGGCCGACAACGTGTTCCCCCGCGCACTCGCCGGAGCCGAGGAACGCTTCCAAGCCGCAGAACAGAACCTGGCTTCCCATGCACCGCTGCCCGGGGAGCCGGTCCCGGGCACTCACCCTCTCGAGCCGCCCCCGGTGGAGCACGCACCGCCGGCCCCGCACGGCGACGTACCCGTCGAACATGCGCCGGCCGGGCCTCACGTAGGGGCGCTACCTGATAGCCCGGCGCCGGTTGTCATAGATCCAGCCCATCCGGAATTCCACTTGGACAACCCGCTCAACTACATGACACCCGAGTTGCGAGCGATGGCTGAAGCGCATCTGACCGGAAGTGGTGAAACCGTTCTCGGACCATTTAGGCCCCCGGGCGGCGGGCCTTCTTACATCCAAGTCGCAGAGGACCGCGGCGCCAGCTACTTCAGTCTGGGCGACGCTTGGGATTCCTTCACGCCGACCGAACAACTAGCCGCCAATCAGCATGTTCTCGACGTCGCTATCTCGAATCAAGATAAGATCACGTTGTCGGTGCCTTTCCATAGGGTCCCACCAAATTCATTTACAGCGGCGGAGCTCCGATACCTCGAAGCGCACGGCTATCGGCGCATAGGTGAAAATACGTTGCTGCCGCCGAGCGAAGGAGCGCGATAA
- a CDS encoding DinB family protein → MRHDIRALAAEAVVLLSNNKIDVRSRSRPDVWSPLEYACHLRDVLLVQRERVLAARRTNGHDCASMGRGERAEHDGYSEQDPAEVARQLADAAALFSNVLARLSADDWDRTVIYHYPETHERSLRWVAVHTVHELQHHLLDIRRQL, encoded by the coding sequence GTGCGCCACGACATCCGGGCGTTGGCGGCCGAAGCCGTTGTACTTCTGTCTAACAACAAGATTGACGTGCGGTCCCGCTCGCGTCCCGACGTGTGGTCACCGCTGGAGTACGCATGCCATCTGCGAGACGTGCTGCTGGTGCAACGCGAGCGAGTGCTCGCAGCACGGCGCACGAACGGCCACGATTGTGCGTCCATGGGGCGCGGCGAGCGCGCCGAACACGACGGGTACAGCGAACAGGATCCGGCCGAGGTCGCTCGTCAACTTGCCGACGCGGCAGCACTATTCAGCAATGTCCTCGCTCGGCTATCCGCCGATGACTGGGACCGAACGGTGATTTACCACTATCCGGAGACCCACGAGCGGTCGCTGCGCTGGGTCGCGGTACACACCGTGCACGAACTCCAGCACCATCTTCTCGACATTCGCCGCCAACTGTGA
- a CDS encoding Imm63 family immunity protein yields the protein MVDDKTAHLQSEVNRIAALLNARPIQAGVVLKDDDRNIYIDDDGRYHYDYWERGRQKVDHVGDIDEALYWFACDIAFDIGGSSSARHCPRDQDPRILMWAKQYEVLNRVNPGWATRCVRETAELLRRWGRHDDVALLPNIPGRDG from the coding sequence ATGGTCGACGACAAGACGGCCCACTTGCAGTCCGAAGTCAATCGCATCGCCGCGCTGCTGAACGCGCGGCCGATCCAGGCCGGAGTCGTGCTGAAGGATGATGACCGCAACATCTATATCGATGACGACGGGCGATACCACTACGACTACTGGGAGCGCGGCAGGCAGAAGGTCGATCACGTCGGCGACATCGACGAGGCCCTCTACTGGTTCGCCTGCGATATAGCTTTCGACATCGGCGGTTCGTCCTCCGCAAGACATTGTCCGCGAGATCAGGACCCGCGCATCCTGATGTGGGCCAAACAATATGAGGTTCTGAACCGAGTGAATCCGGGCTGGGCCACACGCTGCGTACGCGAAACGGCGGAATTATTACGGCGTTGGGGCAGGCACGACGACGTCGCGTTGTTGCCGAACATCCCCGGTCGCGACGGGTAA
- a CDS encoding PP2C family protein-serine/threonine phosphatase: protein MTLVLRYAARSDRGLVRANNEDSVYAGARLLALADGMGGHAAGEVASQLVIAALAHLDDDEPGGDLLAKLDNAVRSGNAAIAAQVEAEPELEGMGTTLTAILFAGDRIGLVHIGDSRGYLLRDGELSQITKDDTFVQTLVDEGRITREEAHSHPQRSLIMRALTGHEVEPTLTMREARAGDRYLLCSDGLSDPVSDETILEALQIPDVAEAAYRLIELALRGGGPDNVTVVVADVVDYDYGQTQPILAGAVSGDEDQMTLPNTSAGRASAIRPRDESAKRVAPQPETPHRPRWSRRRMVVVAALAVLLVVAGLTVGWWVIQRNYYVAEYNGRVSIVRGIQGTLLGVPLQRPYLVGCLNARNELALVSYGQSGHPNCQLMTLQDLRRPGQVQVQTGLPGGSLDQAESQLRQLLAEYLLPICPPPRATSPPGSPSTGGTPQSSTTATPSPPTTSSTSASPPPSTSASNGPATSSPAGPTTTSQTVTALPGPPPQPGIDCRTVA, encoded by the coding sequence GTGACCCTGGTCCTGCGATACGCCGCCCGGAGTGACCGTGGCCTGGTGCGCGCCAACAACGAAGACTCTGTCTATGCCGGCGCCCGGCTGCTGGCCCTGGCCGACGGCATGGGCGGCCATGCGGCCGGCGAGGTGGCATCCCAGTTGGTGATCGCCGCGCTGGCCCACCTCGACGACGACGAGCCGGGCGGCGACCTGCTGGCCAAGCTCGACAACGCGGTGCGCTCCGGCAACGCCGCCATCGCAGCGCAGGTAGAGGCGGAGCCCGAACTCGAGGGGATGGGCACCACTCTTACCGCGATCCTGTTCGCGGGCGACCGAATTGGATTGGTACACATCGGCGATTCGCGAGGCTACCTGCTGCGCGACGGCGAACTGAGCCAGATCACCAAGGACGACACCTTCGTTCAGACCCTGGTCGACGAGGGCCGCATCACCCGGGAAGAGGCGCACAGCCACCCGCAGCGGTCACTGATCATGCGGGCGCTCACCGGCCACGAGGTCGAGCCGACGCTGACCATGCGGGAAGCGCGCGCCGGCGACCGTTATCTGCTGTGCTCCGACGGGCTGTCGGACCCGGTCAGTGACGAGACCATCCTCGAGGCATTGCAGATTCCCGACGTCGCCGAGGCCGCCTATCGCCTCATCGAGTTGGCGCTGCGTGGCGGCGGGCCGGACAACGTCACCGTCGTGGTCGCCGACGTCGTCGACTACGACTACGGGCAGACCCAACCGATTCTGGCCGGCGCGGTCTCGGGTGACGAGGATCAAATGACGCTGCCCAACACCTCGGCCGGGCGGGCCTCGGCGATCAGGCCGCGCGACGAGTCGGCCAAACGTGTTGCGCCGCAACCCGAAACGCCGCACCGGCCGCGGTGGTCCCGCCGACGGATGGTCGTCGTCGCCGCGCTGGCGGTGCTGCTGGTCGTCGCGGGCCTCACCGTGGGGTGGTGGGTCATCCAGCGCAACTATTACGTCGCCGAATACAACGGCAGGGTCTCCATCGTGAGGGGCATCCAGGGGACGCTGCTGGGCGTCCCGTTGCAACGGCCTTACCTGGTCGGCTGCCTCAACGCGCGCAACGAACTGGCCCTGGTCAGCTACGGACAATCCGGCCATCCCAATTGCCAGCTCATGACCCTGCAAGATCTGCGCCGTCCCGGACAGGTCCAGGTCCAAACCGGACTGCCGGGCGGCAGCCTGGACCAAGCGGAATCGCAGCTGCGCCAGTTGCTGGCCGAATACCTGCTGCCGATCTGTCCGCCGCCGCGCGCCACCTCGCCGCCCGGATCCCCGTCCACCGGCGGTACACCCCAATCCAGCACCACCGCAACGCCATCACCCCCGACCACCAGTTCCACCAGCGCCAGCCCCCCACCCAGCACAAGCGCCTCCAACGGCCCCGCGACCTCATCACCGGCAGGCCCGACGACCACCTCGCAAACGGTGACCGCTCTCCCCGGGCCCCCACCTCAACCGGGCATCGATTGCCGGACGGTGGCATGA
- a CDS encoding DUF3662 and FHA domain-containing protein has translation MSSQRGLAARIERKLEASVDNAFARVFGGSIVPQEVEALLCREARDGVQKLHGNRLLAPNEYIITLGMHDFGKVSTDPDLTSSSFARYLADYIHEQGWQTYGEVVVRFEQSSNLRTGQYRARGAVNPDVQPRPTDKDAVRPQSNNAFGDERGVAPMTDNSSYRGDQGPGRPGDEYYDDRYRRPQDDARGGPDPQGAPDPRGGYPPEQGGYPPQQGYPPRQPEQGGYPEQGGYPPQPGYQDQGGYQGQAGYPDQGQGGYPPQPGYQDQRGYPDQGQGGYPQSYEQRPPAPGGYGGGQGYEQGYRQGGYGPPAGQPGGGPQGYGGGYADYGRGPARQDEGGYAPPEQRPAYPEQGGGYDQGYQQGGGYARQDYGSPEYTQYAEHAQGTTYGGQGGGYPEAASPEYDYGQQPDYGQQAEYGQPADYGQPADYGQQAGGYGGYGQGGYGATGTTITLQLDDGSGRTYQLREGSNIIGRGQDAQFRLPDTGVSRRHLEIRWDGQVALLSDLNSTNGTTVNNAPVQEWQLADGDVIRLGHSEIIVRIH, from the coding sequence ATGAGTAGCCAACGGGGGCTGGCCGCGCGGATCGAGCGCAAACTCGAGGCGTCGGTGGACAACGCCTTCGCCCGGGTGTTCGGCGGATCGATCGTCCCGCAAGAGGTAGAAGCCCTGTTGTGCCGCGAGGCCCGCGACGGAGTTCAGAAGCTTCACGGAAATCGCCTTTTGGCCCCCAACGAATACATCATTACCCTCGGTATGCACGACTTCGGAAAGGTGAGCACCGATCCCGATCTCACGTCGAGCTCATTCGCGAGGTACTTGGCTGACTACATCCACGAACAGGGGTGGCAAACGTATGGTGAGGTGGTCGTCCGGTTCGAGCAGTCGTCGAACCTGCGTACCGGCCAGTACCGCGCCCGTGGTGCTGTCAACCCCGATGTCCAGCCCCGCCCGACGGACAAAGACGCCGTCCGGCCACAATCAAATAACGCGTTCGGCGATGAACGAGGAGTAGCACCAATGACTGACAATTCGAGCTACCGCGGGGATCAGGGGCCGGGGCGGCCCGGCGACGAGTATTACGACGACCGCTACCGGCGTCCCCAGGACGACGCGCGCGGTGGCCCGGACCCGCAGGGTGCACCCGACCCCCGCGGGGGATATCCGCCTGAGCAGGGCGGCTACCCACCTCAGCAGGGCTACCCGCCGCGCCAGCCCGAGCAGGGCGGCTACCCGGAGCAAGGCGGCTACCCGCCGCAACCGGGCTACCAAGACCAGGGCGGTTACCAGGGCCAGGCTGGCTACCCCGACCAGGGGCAAGGCGGTTACCCGCCGCAGCCGGGCTACCAGGACCAGCGCGGCTACCCCGACCAGGGGCAGGGCGGCTACCCGCAGTCGTATGAACAGCGGCCGCCCGCGCCGGGCGGTTATGGCGGTGGGCAAGGCTACGAGCAGGGATACCGCCAGGGCGGTTACGGCCCTCCCGCCGGCCAGCCGGGCGGTGGCCCGCAGGGCTACGGCGGCGGCTACGCCGACTACGGTCGCGGACCGGCCCGCCAGGACGAGGGCGGCTACGCCCCGCCGGAACAACGCCCCGCCTACCCCGAGCAGGGTGGTGGGTACGACCAGGGTTACCAACAGGGCGGGGGATACGCCCGCCAGGATTACGGCTCGCCCGAATACACCCAGTACGCCGAGCACGCGCAGGGCACGACGTACGGCGGCCAGGGCGGGGGATACCCCGAGGCCGCCAGCCCCGAGTACGACTACGGTCAGCAGCCCGACTACGGCCAGCAGGCGGAGTACGGCCAGCCCGCCGACTACGGCCAACCCGCCGACTACGGTCAACAGGCGGGCGGCTACGGCGGATACGGGCAGGGCGGCTACGGCGCGACGGGCACCACGATCACCCTTCAGCTCGACGACGGCAGCGGCCGCACCTATCAGTTGCGCGAGGGCTCCAACATCATCGGCCGCGGGCAAGACGCCCAGTTCCGACTGCCCGATACGGGCGTGTCACGGCGCCACCTGGAGATCCGCTGGGACGGGCAGGTCGCCCTGCTGTCGGACCTGAACTCCACCAACGGCACCACCGTGAACAACGCGCCGGTCCAGGAGTGGCAATTGGCCGACGGCGACGTCATCCGTTTGGGCCATTCGGAAATCATCGTCCGGATCCACTAA
- a CDS encoding GNAT family N-acetyltransferase, giving the protein MLARELTDITDSVRQVPAPPVPELLPPSRIRVADPDGADAELVAEWMNRPHLVTTWEYDWPVARWRNHLRAQVDGAYSRPLILSINGVDRAYMEIYRAAKDSIARCYDSRPHDLGLHGAIADEELVNRGLGPLILRKVIASILAVDPACQRIMFDPDHRNTTVRRLCEFLRCEFLGEHDMPNRRMALYALNRPAP; this is encoded by the coding sequence GTGCTCGCTCGTGAGCTCACCGACATCACCGACAGCGTCCGGCAGGTGCCGGCGCCTCCCGTACCTGAACTCCTGCCGCCGAGCCGAATTCGCGTCGCCGATCCTGACGGAGCGGACGCGGAATTGGTTGCCGAGTGGATGAACCGGCCCCACTTGGTCACGACGTGGGAGTACGACTGGCCGGTCGCGCGTTGGCGTAACCACTTGCGCGCGCAGGTTGATGGCGCCTACTCGCGACCGCTGATCCTCAGCATCAATGGTGTCGACCGCGCGTACATGGAGATCTACCGTGCTGCCAAGGATTCCATCGCCCGCTGCTACGACAGCCGGCCACACGACCTTGGCCTGCACGGGGCGATCGCAGACGAGGAGCTCGTGAACCGCGGGCTAGGCCCGCTGATCCTCCGGAAGGTGATCGCCAGCATTCTGGCGGTCGACCCGGCGTGCCAACGGATCATGTTCGACCCCGACCACCGCAATACGACGGTGCGGCGGCTCTGCGAGTTCCTGCGCTGTGAATTCCTCGGCGAACACGACATGCCGAACCGCAGGATGGCGCTCTACGCCCTGAATCGGCCAGCACCGTAA
- a CDS encoding nuclear transport factor 2 family protein, with protein sequence MNVDADAFSKRWAQRWNAHDVDAVLDDFHDDVVFTSPVAAKLLPETQGVVRGKAALRRYWIAALERIPDLRFTVEGVYQGVNTIVIAYRNQNGDLVNEVLIFDGEVIVEGHGTYRVGE encoded by the coding sequence ATGAACGTCGACGCGGACGCCTTCTCGAAACGATGGGCACAACGCTGGAACGCCCACGACGTCGACGCCGTCCTCGACGACTTCCATGACGACGTGGTGTTCACATCGCCCGTGGCCGCCAAGCTCCTGCCGGAAACACAGGGAGTGGTCCGTGGCAAGGCGGCGCTACGTCGGTACTGGATCGCCGCCCTCGAACGCATTCCGGATCTCCGATTCACCGTCGAAGGCGTCTACCAAGGCGTCAACACGATCGTCATCGCCTACCGCAACCAGAACGGCGACCTCGTCAACGAGGTCCTGATCTTCGACGGCGAGGTGATCGTCGAGGGCCACGGGACGTATCGAGTGGGCGAATAG
- a CDS encoding GNAT family N-acetyltransferase: protein MTTDKTGAETAVTLEDGKYTIAVEGKTVGLADFADRGEQRVFYHTEIDPAYGGRGLATILVEEALNEARDEGKRIVPVCSMIGTVLKKHPEFDDITDPVTPEITQWVRS from the coding sequence ATGACAACCGATAAGACCGGCGCGGAAACCGCGGTCACCCTTGAGGACGGCAAGTACACGATCGCCGTCGAGGGCAAGACGGTGGGGCTCGCGGATTTCGCCGATCGCGGCGAGCAACGCGTCTTCTACCACACCGAAATCGATCCGGCTTACGGCGGACGTGGCCTGGCGACGATCCTCGTCGAGGAGGCGCTCAACGAGGCGCGCGATGAGGGCAAGCGCATTGTTCCGGTGTGCTCGATGATCGGCACCGTGCTCAAGAAGCATCCCGAGTTCGATGACATCACCGACCCGGTCACTCCGGAAATAACGCAGTGGGTGCGGTCTTAG
- the mbtM gene encoding long-chain-fatty acid--ACP ligase MbtM, translating into MNVLAAAMRDAMTRSPHDLVVLDKDTDKWTARPWPEVHGMAESIATHLLQQDHLGAVGIVGEPTVELVAAIQGAWLAGAAVSILPRPRRGADPAEWAHSTLSRFRGIGVSTVFSHGATLRTLGDAESTLSVSSLAEAARTPASNDLQSHSDSNAAILQGTAGSTGDPRTAVLSPEAVLNNMRGLIERLQLDGSDRACSWLPIYHDMGLAFLLTAVLSGMPLWQAPTGAFSAAPLRWADWLSASAATFTAGPNFGYSMLGRYSGRVSDVDLGALRIAINGGEPVDCEGFQRFADAMAPFGLRASAATPAYGMAESTCAVTMPACGQGLRIDERTESDVRQRYALLGPPIPGMELRISPTHRSADDGVGEVEIRGSSMMTKYFGDPATGSDRGAEWFRTGDIGYLVDGELVICGRSKEVITIAGRNIFPTEIEQVAAQVDGVRHGGVVAVGSKSGAAQSRLLIAAEFVGSDHDVTRSAVIKRVISVCGVTPADVVLMPPGSLPRTSSGKLRRLEVRSQLQA; encoded by the coding sequence ATGAACGTTCTCGCGGCCGCCATGCGCGATGCGATGACGCGATCGCCCCATGACTTGGTCGTCCTGGACAAAGACACCGACAAATGGACCGCCCGCCCCTGGCCCGAGGTCCACGGGATGGCCGAAAGCATCGCAACGCATCTGCTCCAGCAGGACCACCTCGGTGCCGTGGGAATTGTCGGTGAACCGACCGTCGAGCTGGTCGCCGCCATACAGGGCGCGTGGCTGGCGGGTGCCGCCGTATCGATTCTGCCCCGTCCCAGGCGCGGTGCCGACCCGGCCGAGTGGGCGCACAGCACCCTGAGTCGGTTCCGCGGAATCGGAGTCAGCACGGTATTCAGTCACGGTGCGACCCTGCGCACGCTCGGCGATGCGGAGTCGACGCTGTCTGTCTCCAGCCTTGCCGAGGCCGCTCGCACCCCGGCGTCGAATGACCTTCAAAGTCACTCCGATTCGAACGCCGCGATCCTCCAGGGTACTGCCGGCTCGACCGGTGATCCGCGCACTGCCGTCTTGTCGCCGGAGGCCGTGCTGAACAATATGCGCGGCCTCATCGAGCGGCTACAACTCGACGGCTCCGACCGGGCGTGTTCGTGGCTGCCGATCTACCACGACATGGGCTTGGCCTTCCTGTTGACCGCCGTCCTGAGCGGGATGCCGCTTTGGCAGGCGCCGACGGGCGCGTTCTCTGCGGCACCGCTTCGCTGGGCGGATTGGCTTTCGGCGAGCGCGGCAACCTTCACCGCCGGACCCAATTTCGGGTACTCCATGCTCGGTCGCTACTCCGGCCGCGTTTCGGACGTGGACCTGGGGGCGCTGCGGATTGCCATCAATGGCGGCGAACCCGTTGATTGCGAGGGGTTTCAGCGATTCGCCGACGCGATGGCTCCGTTCGGATTGCGGGCGTCGGCGGCGACGCCGGCGTATGGGATGGCCGAGTCAACCTGCGCCGTGACGATGCCCGCCTGCGGGCAGGGGTTGCGCATCGATGAGCGGACGGAATCGGATGTGCGGCAACGCTATGCGCTGTTGGGGCCACCCATCCCCGGTATGGAGCTACGCATTAGCCCGACGCATCGATCAGCGGATGATGGTGTTGGGGAAGTCGAGATCCGCGGCTCATCGATGATGACGAAATATTTCGGCGACCCCGCCACAGGATCCGATCGCGGTGCGGAATGGTTCCGCACCGGAGACATCGGCTATCTGGTCGACGGTGAGCTGGTTATCTGCGGTCGGTCCAAAGAGGTCATCACGATCGCCGGCCGCAACATCTTTCCCACCGAAATCGAGCAGGTGGCCGCGCAGGTGGATGGAGTGCGACACGGTGGCGTGGTTGCGGTCGGTTCGAAATCCGGTGCCGCCCAGTCGCGGTTGCTCATCGCCGCCGAATTCGTGGGGTCGGATCACGACGTGACCCGCAGCGCTGTCATCAAGCGGGTCATCTCGGTGTGCGGGGTGACTCCGGCCGATGTCGTCTTGATGCCACCAGGCTCATTACCGCGTACGTCGTCGGGCAAGCTCAGACGGCTGGAGGTCCGCAGCCAACTACAGGCCTGA
- a CDS encoding pirin family protein: MSNLEAAPAEVACAASQRRDASPRVEVLHPREVPLGGPRAIRVQRTLPQRGRSLIGAWCFIDHYGPVAARMDVPPHPHTGLQTVSWLFSGEVEHRDSAGVRAVVRPGELNLMTAGAGICHSEVSVDAGPVLHGVQLWVALPAAARDTARDFAHYAPPVVPLPGAQARVFLGELAGSRSPTKTFSPLLGAQLDLDADAGFDIDVDPTFEHGVLCDSGTVQVDGTSLAIADLAYLSPGHTQLHVRNVGERPARVLLLGGTPFTEELVMWWNFVGRSHEDIVNYRRLWEDDDDRFGAVHGYRGALARLPAPPLPTARLRPRPIPRRKESTNDNR; this comes from the coding sequence ATGAGCAACCTGGAAGCCGCGCCGGCCGAAGTCGCCTGCGCCGCTTCGCAACGCCGGGACGCCTCGCCCAGGGTGGAGGTGCTGCATCCGCGGGAGGTTCCCTTGGGCGGCCCCAGGGCGATCCGGGTGCAACGCACGTTGCCGCAACGCGGGCGTTCGCTGATCGGTGCGTGGTGTTTCATCGACCACTACGGCCCCGTCGCGGCGAGGATGGATGTGCCGCCGCACCCGCATACGGGACTACAAACCGTGAGTTGGTTGTTCAGTGGGGAAGTGGAGCACCGTGACAGCGCCGGCGTTCGTGCGGTCGTTCGGCCCGGCGAGCTGAATCTGATGACCGCCGGTGCCGGCATTTGCCACTCCGAGGTGTCGGTTGACGCAGGGCCGGTCCTGCACGGCGTCCAGCTCTGGGTGGCGCTTCCCGCTGCCGCCCGCGACACGGCACGAGACTTTGCCCACTACGCACCCCCCGTGGTCCCGCTACCGGGCGCCCAGGCGCGCGTGTTCCTCGGCGAGCTGGCCGGGAGTCGTTCGCCCACAAAGACATTCAGTCCGTTGCTGGGCGCCCAACTCGACCTCGACGCCGACGCAGGTTTCGATATCGACGTGGATCCCACCTTCGAGCACGGAGTGCTCTGCGATTCGGGCACCGTCCAGGTCGACGGGACGTCCCTGGCGATCGCCGACCTGGCTTACCTAAGTCCCGGCCACACGCAGCTGCACGTGCGCAACGTGGGGGAGCGGCCCGCGCGGGTGCTGTTACTCGGCGGCACGCCGTTCACCGAAGAGTTGGTGATGTGGTGGAACTTCGTCGGACGAAGCCACGAGGACATCGTCAACTACCGCCGACTGTGGGAGGACGACGACGACCGCTTCGGCGCCGTCCACGGATACCGGGGAGCGCTCGCCCGACTGCCCGCCCCGCCGCTGCCGACCGCTCGGCTGCGGCCTCGACCGATACCCCGACGAAAGGAAAGCACTAATGACAACCGATAA